In Nostoc sp. CENA543, a single genomic region encodes these proteins:
- a CDS encoding branched-chain amino acid ABC transporter permease: protein MDTQIIQLIVNGIAVGSIIALGSVGLTLTYGILRLSNFAHGDFLTLGAYLTLFANTLGINIWLSMVLATVGTVLAMLLSEKLLWSKMRSIRANSTTLIIISIGLALFLRNGVILIWGGKNQNYDLPIAPALDILGLKVTQNQILVLALAVVVILALHYLLQNTKIGKAMRAVADDLDLAKVSGIDVDRVVLWTWVIAGTLTSLGGSMYGLLTAVRPNMGWFLILPLFASVILGGIGNPYGAIAAAFIIGIVQEASTPWLGSQYKQGIALFIMIVVLLIRPKGLFKGTM from the coding sequence ATGGATACACAAATTATTCAACTTATTGTCAACGGCATTGCTGTAGGAAGCATTATTGCTTTAGGTTCGGTTGGATTAACGCTCACTTACGGGATATTACGGTTGTCAAATTTTGCTCATGGTGACTTTTTAACTTTGGGTGCTTATTTGACATTATTCGCCAATACTTTGGGCATAAATATTTGGCTGTCTATGGTGTTAGCAACTGTAGGTACAGTCTTGGCAATGCTGTTATCAGAAAAATTATTGTGGTCAAAAATGCGCTCTATTCGTGCTAATTCCACCACACTCATCATTATCTCCATTGGACTGGCTTTATTTTTGCGTAATGGCGTAATTTTAATTTGGGGTGGCAAAAATCAAAATTACGATTTACCTATTGCTCCAGCGTTAGATATTTTGGGCTTGAAAGTTACACAAAATCAAATTTTGGTTTTGGCTTTGGCAGTGGTGGTAATTTTAGCCTTACATTATCTGCTGCAAAATACCAAAATCGGCAAGGCGATGCGGGCTGTGGCGGATGATTTAGATTTAGCTAAGGTGTCAGGAATTGATGTTGATCGCGTTGTGTTATGGACTTGGGTAATTGCAGGTACACTAACATCCTTGGGTGGTAGTATGTATGGCTTACTGACAGCCGTACGCCCGAATATGGGATGGTTTTTAATTCTGCCTTTATTCGCCTCGGTAATTTTAGGAGGGATTGGGAATCCCTATGGTGCGATCGCCGCAGCTTTTATTATTGGCATCGTACAGGAGGCTAGTACCCCTTGGTTGGGTTCACAGTATAAGCAAGGTATTGCGCTTTTTATCATGATTGTGGTGCTGCTCATTCGTCCCAAAGGTTTATTTAAAGGAACGATGTGA
- a CDS encoding pyridoxal phosphate-dependent aminotransferase: MNQFISRMQAVQSPIIPVVGELIQSSPGTISLGQGVVSYNPPPEAIELLPQFLSEPTNNLYKAVEGIPPLLAALTKKLVEFNHIELNTDNCIVVTAGSNMAFMNAILAITSPGDEIILNTPYYFNHEMAITMAGCRVVLVETDENYQLQPAAIAQAITPKTKAVVTISPNNPTGVVYSENLLRQVNEICRSHQIYHISDEAYEYFTYDGVKHVSPASFVGSSEYTISLFSLSKAYGFASWRIGYMVIPKHLLVAIKKVQDTILICPPVVSQYAALGALQAKDEYLQENIGAIAQVRQIVLEYLQQLQGLCTITPANGAFYFFLKVHTQIDAFELVKRLIKEHQIAVIPGTTFSMENGCYLRVAYGALQKDTVQVGMARLVKGLKTIIGD; encoded by the coding sequence ATGAATCAATTCATCTCGCGAATGCAGGCGGTGCAGTCGCCAATTATTCCCGTCGTTGGGGAGTTAATTCAAAGTTCTCCAGGGACAATCTCTTTGGGACAAGGTGTGGTTTCTTACAATCCTCCACCAGAAGCTATAGAACTTTTACCCCAATTTCTCAGCGAACCCACAAATAATTTATATAAAGCTGTTGAGGGGATTCCGCCTTTATTGGCTGCATTGACGAAAAAATTAGTTGAATTTAATCACATTGAGCTCAACACAGATAATTGCATTGTGGTGACGGCGGGAAGCAATATGGCATTTATGAATGCGATTCTGGCTATTACTTCCCCTGGGGATGAAATTATTTTAAATACGCCTTATTACTTCAACCACGAAATGGCAATTACTATGGCTGGTTGTCGTGTGGTGTTGGTAGAAACTGATGAAAATTATCAACTGCAACCAGCAGCGATCGCACAAGCCATTACACCCAAAACTAAGGCAGTTGTGACTATTTCCCCTAATAACCCTACAGGGGTAGTCTACTCAGAAAATTTACTGCGTCAAGTCAATGAAATTTGCCGCAGTCACCAAATTTATCATATTAGCGATGAAGCCTATGAATATTTTACTTACGACGGTGTAAAACACGTTTCCCCCGCATCATTTGTTGGTAGTAGTGAATATACAATTTCCTTATTTAGTCTTTCCAAAGCTTATGGGTTTGCCAGTTGGCGAATTGGCTATATGGTAATACCCAAACATCTGCTTGTAGCGATAAAGAAAGTCCAAGATACGATTTTGATTTGTCCACCAGTGGTGTCTCAATATGCAGCCTTGGGAGCATTGCAAGCAAAAGACGAGTATTTACAGGAAAATATTGGTGCGATCGCCCAAGTCCGGCAGATAGTTTTAGAATATCTACAACAGCTACAAGGCTTATGTACCATCACTCCCGCTAACGGGGCATTTTATTTCTTCCTCAAAGTTCATACACAAATAGATGCTTTTGAATTAGTTAAACGACTTATTAAAGAACATCAAATTGCAGTCATTCCAGGGACAACATTTAGCATGGAAAATGGCTGTTATCTGCGAGTCGCCTATGGCGCATTACAAAAAGATACTGTGCAAGTAGGAATGGCAAGATTAGTTAAAGGGCTAAAAACAATAATTGGCGACTAA
- the hrmK gene encoding hybrid histidine kinase/response regulator HrmK, with protein sequence MQQYSSLPEHNSQVDATIPQLRAELWLESRLNQLQIRLNDCLLAVVKGVSTSNNPAAEIWQIMVDEIGAALNNGGVTVAVCQPQDTVGKVYYIFCPPSVKSRPSVAKLTLKNGKQLNLELKAAIQLGDLQDLTTQQLPQAWKLSDESVGLIGWLVIGTSKPNAQAKVLTDAPTLRFIEKAVHQCVQAWVHCQHLQTLQERSQHFHDLNQELQRTNQLKNQFLANTSHEIRTPLSSIIGFTHLLLAQGYDPTRERHREYLNIIQSSGKHLLALINDILDLSKIEANQLEVQWEKVDVPELCRNLLTLVKEKAGNKGLKLTLEIDPHVTTLVADPLRLKQMLLNLLFNAVKFTSKGTVGLKVIQQNSFVHFTVWDTGTGISQEHISLLFQPYFQIPNSSPGQYEGTGLGLAVTQKLAAIHQGYIEVESEINSGSRFTITLPLKPQGSVLPPEIQQEEFPASLQPLPIIPSRCRDILLVENDLPNGEMIQIHLTKLDYQVTWVKNEQEMWDALNHKQPAVILMDIRLPDSNGLELIQQLRANREYQQIPIIAQTAMSMKGDREICLSAGFNEYISKPIDLSLLADLVAKYIQVD encoded by the coding sequence ATGCAGCAGTATTCAAGCTTACCAGAACACAACTCACAGGTAGATGCCACAATCCCACAACTTCGGGCTGAGTTATGGCTGGAAAGCCGCTTGAACCAGCTACAAATTCGCCTGAATGATTGCTTGCTAGCGGTAGTTAAGGGTGTCTCCACCAGCAACAATCCCGCAGCAGAAATTTGGCAAATTATGGTGGATGAAATTGGCGCGGCTTTAAACAATGGCGGCGTAACTGTTGCTGTGTGCCAACCGCAAGATACAGTTGGTAAAGTTTACTATATTTTTTGTCCCCCATCTGTTAAATCTCGTCCGTCGGTGGCGAAGTTAACACTGAAAAATGGGAAACAACTGAACCTAGAATTGAAAGCAGCAATTCAACTCGGCGATTTACAAGATTTAACAACTCAACAACTCCCCCAAGCTTGGAAATTGTCTGACGAATCAGTCGGGTTGATCGGATGGTTAGTTATAGGTACAAGCAAACCCAACGCCCAAGCGAAAGTTCTCACCGATGCGCCCACCTTACGGTTTATCGAAAAAGCCGTTCATCAGTGTGTACAAGCATGGGTTCACTGTCAACATCTACAAACTTTACAAGAGCGATCGCAGCATTTCCACGACTTAAATCAAGAATTACAACGGACAAATCAACTCAAAAATCAGTTTTTAGCTAACACTAGCCACGAAATTCGCACCCCATTAAGTTCGATTATCGGCTTTACCCACTTACTTTTAGCCCAAGGCTACGATCCCACCAGAGAACGCCACCGTGAATATCTAAACATCATTCAATCTAGTGGGAAGCATCTTTTAGCCTTAATCAACGATATTTTGGATTTGTCCAAAATCGAAGCTAATCAGCTAGAAGTGCAGTGGGAAAAAGTCGATGTGCCAGAATTATGTCGGAATCTACTCACACTAGTGAAAGAAAAAGCTGGTAACAAGGGTTTGAAATTAACTTTGGAAATCGATCCTCACGTCACAACCCTAGTTGCTGATCCTTTACGACTCAAACAGATGCTTTTGAATCTGCTATTTAATGCTGTGAAATTTACCAGCAAAGGCACTGTAGGTTTAAAAGTGATACAGCAAAATTCATTTGTGCATTTCACAGTTTGGGATACAGGCACAGGGATATCCCAAGAACATATATCTCTACTTTTTCAACCCTACTTTCAAATTCCTAATTCTTCACCAGGGCAATATGAAGGTACTGGTTTAGGTTTAGCGGTAACTCAAAAACTAGCAGCAATTCATCAAGGTTATATTGAAGTAGAGTCAGAAATTAATAGCGGTTCTCGTTTCACAATTACTTTACCACTGAAGCCACAAGGATCAGTTCTCCCTCCAGAAATCCAACAGGAAGAATTCCCAGCATCTTTACAGCCCTTACCCATCATCCCCAGCCGTTGTAGAGACATTTTACTAGTGGAAAATGATTTACCTAACGGTGAAATGATACAAATTCACCTGACGAAATTAGACTATCAGGTAACTTGGGTAAAAAACGAACAAGAAATGTGGGATGCACTCAACCACAAGCAGCCAGCTGTTATCTTAATGGATATACGCCTACCCGATAGCAACGGACTGGAGTTAATCCAACAGTTACGGGCTAACCGAGAATATCAGCAAATCCCCATTATAGCCCAAACAGCCATGTCCATGAAAGGCGATCGCGAAATCTGTCTTTCAGCCGGATTCAACGAATATATCTCCAAACCCATTGACTTATCACTCTTAGCTGATTTAGTAGCAAAATACATTCAGGTAGATTAG
- a CDS encoding SDR family oxidoreductase: protein MASTSHIFLVGASRGVGREIANYLRQQDIAVTALLRNETSRTELEAIGVEVVLGDALNLDDVEKAMITDKAVNAVISTLGGLPSDTEKPDYIGNKNLIDIAVKANVQKFILVTSIGTGNSVGAVPPQALNALQSVLIEKDKAEQHLIASGLTYTIVRPGGLKSEPPTGNAVLTEDIRIVGSIHRADVAELVCRCLTSENANNKVLSAIDKNMLFTQTEFVEFSLG, encoded by the coding sequence ATGGCAAGTACATCTCACATTTTCCTAGTAGGCGCGAGTCGCGGTGTTGGTAGAGAAATTGCCAATTACCTGCGTCAACAAGATATTGCTGTCACAGCACTATTGAGAAATGAAACATCCCGTACCGAGTTAGAAGCTATAGGCGTGGAAGTAGTTTTAGGGGATGCCTTAAATTTAGATGATGTAGAAAAGGCAATGATTACGGATAAAGCCGTAAACGCTGTTATCAGTACATTAGGCGGGTTGCCCTCAGACACCGAAAAACCCGATTATATAGGTAACAAAAATCTGATTGACATCGCAGTAAAAGCGAATGTCCAAAAATTTATTTTAGTAACTTCTATCGGTACGGGTAACAGTGTCGGTGCTGTGCCTCCCCAAGCTTTAAACGCATTACAATCCGTTTTAATAGAAAAAGACAAAGCCGAACAGCATTTAATTGCTAGCGGACTCACTTATACTATTGTTCGTCCTGGTGGGTTGAAATCAGAACCGCCAACAGGTAATGCGGTGTTAACCGAAGATATCCGTATTGTAGGAAGTATTCACCGTGCTGATGTAGCAGAATTGGTTTGTCGTTGTTTAACTTCTGAGAATGCGAATAATAAAGTTTTATCAGCGATAGATAAAAATATGTTGTTCACACAAACAGAATTTGTTGAATTTAGCTTAGGTTAA
- a CDS encoding secondary thiamine-phosphate synthase enzyme YjbQ, with product MPIFNKIIEVETTSGINIYNITPQVKDFIAETGIKNGQVLVFSRHTTTALAINEDEERLLEDIKVFLNKLAPASDRYLHNDLHLRIVPEDEPINAHSHLMAMMLNNSEIIPIADGNLALGTWQSVLFFELDGARKRTIFLQISGE from the coding sequence ATGCCTATTTTTAATAAAATCATTGAAGTCGAAACCACATCAGGAATCAATATTTATAATATCACTCCCCAAGTTAAGGATTTTATTGCAGAAACTGGCATTAAAAACGGTCAAGTATTAGTATTTTCTCGACATACAACCACTGCTTTAGCTATTAATGAAGATGAAGAAAGACTACTAGAAGATATCAAAGTATTTTTAAATAAACTTGCACCAGCATCAGACCGTTACCTCCACAACGACCTACATTTAAGAATTGTGCCAGAAGATGAGCCGATAAATGCTCATTCTCACCTCATGGCAATGATGCTAAATAATAGTGAAATTATCCCTATTGCTGATGGTAATTTAGCTTTAGGAACTTGGCAATCAGTCCTATTCTTTGAATTAGATGGGGCAAGAAAAAGAACTATCTTTCTACAAATATCAGGAGAGTAG
- a CDS encoding XisI protein, with amino-acid sequence MERINYPELVKTVLGRHTDNHCSEGTEKELIFDCERNRYLVVHVGWENNERTYATVIHIDIKDGKIWIQRDLTEEDVASELVELGVPKTDIVLGFKSPYVRQFTDFAVG; translated from the coding sequence ATGGAAAGAATAAATTATCCTGAATTAGTCAAAACTGTATTAGGAAGACATACCGATAATCATTGTTCAGAGGGAACAGAAAAGGAATTAATATTTGATTGTGAAAGAAATCGCTATTTAGTAGTTCATGTAGGATGGGAAAATAATGAAAGAACTTATGCTACAGTTATCCATATAGATATTAAAGATGGAAAAATTTGGATTCAAAGAGATTTGACCGAAGAAGATGTAGCTAGTGAGTTAGTAGAATTAGGAGTACCAAAAACCGATATAGTTTTAGGCTTCAAATCGCCTTATGTGAGACAGTTTACTGATTTTGCAGTAGGTTAA
- a CDS encoding type II toxin-antitoxin system RelE/ParE family toxin: MKRHIISPEASRDLSDIIDYFAYRNIDAGERFIDEFEKKCKYLANFPNMGRSYSNIRVDLRGLPLDGYVILYRVIDSGIEIVRVVSGYRDLESLFGESMDTGK; encoded by the coding sequence ATGAAAAGACATATTATTTCTCCTGAAGCGAGTCGAGATTTATCAGACATTATTGATTATTTTGCATATAGGAATATAGATGCAGGAGAAAGATTTATTGATGAATTTGAGAAAAAATGCAAATATTTAGCTAACTTTCCCAACATGGGGCGTAGCTACAGCAATATCAGAGTTGATTTGCGGGGTCTTCCCTTGGACGGTTATGTTATTCTTTATCGAGTTATCGATAGTGGTATTGAAATTGTACGCGTAGTTAGTGGTTATCGAGATTTAGAATCTTTGTTTGGGGAATCGATGGATACTGGAAAATAA
- the psaX gene encoding photosystem I protein PsaX, which yields MAKIKNPAVAQTGAKPPYTFRTGWALLLLAVNLLVAAYYFHIIE from the coding sequence ATGGCTAAAATCAAAAACCCCGCCGTTGCTCAAACTGGTGCTAAACCACCCTATACTTTCCGTACAGGTTGGGCATTATTGTTACTAGCTGTTAACTTGTTGGTAGCGGCTTACTACTTCCACATCATCGAGTAG
- the larE gene encoding ATP-dependent sacrificial sulfur transferase LarE: MPTEKLEKLKLLFTEMGQALIAYSGGVDSTLVAKIAYDVLGDRALAVTAVSPSLLPEELEDAKIQAATIGIRHQIIQTNEMENPNYTANPVNRCYFCKSELHDHLKPLALELGYPYVVDGVNADDLHDYRPGIQAAKERGARSPLAEVGVTKLEVRQLSQQLGLPWWDKPAQPCLSSRFPYGEEITVAKLQRVGRAEIYLRKLGWQNLRVRSEGDTARIELPPEKIKDFVLITDLQSIVTAFQEFGFIYVTLDLEGYRSGKLNQVLNRVGS, encoded by the coding sequence ATGCCGACAGAAAAACTAGAGAAACTAAAACTTTTATTTACAGAGATGGGGCAGGCTTTAATTGCCTATTCTGGTGGTGTTGATAGCACTTTGGTAGCTAAAATTGCCTATGATGTCTTGGGCGATCGCGCTTTGGCTGTGACGGCTGTTTCACCTTCGCTGTTACCAGAAGAATTGGAAGACGCGAAAATTCAAGCCGCAACAATTGGGATTCGGCATCAGATTATTCAAACCAATGAAATGGAAAATCCCAATTACACCGCTAACCCTGTAAATCGTTGTTATTTTTGCAAAAGTGAACTGCACGATCACCTCAAACCCCTAGCTTTAGAGTTGGGTTATCCCTATGTGGTAGACGGGGTAAATGCTGATGATTTACATGATTACCGCCCAGGAATTCAAGCCGCCAAAGAAAGAGGCGCGCGATCGCCTCTAGCAGAAGTTGGTGTCACCAAATTAGAAGTCCGACAACTTTCCCAACAGCTAGGTTTACCCTGGTGGGATAAACCAGCCCAACCTTGTCTGAGTTCCCGTTTTCCCTATGGTGAGGAAATTACCGTAGCTAAATTACAACGCGTCGGTAGAGCCGAAATTTACCTACGCAAACTAGGCTGGCAAAATTTGCGTGTCCGTTCCGAAGGCGACACAGCACGCATCGAACTACCACCAGAAAAAATCAAAGATTTCGTCCTGATAACAGACTTACAATCTATAGTCACCGCCTTCCAAGAATTCGGCTTTATCTACGTCACCCTAGACTTAGAAGGCTACCGGAGTGGCAAATTAAACCAAGTCCTTAATCGAGTGGGGAGTTAG
- a CDS encoding SGNH/GDSL hydrolase family protein, whose translation MRDSYLLAVGLLTGLAIPASAFPQLSIKSPDKHNSQWVTKQDSQTITDAKHHLKPNVSPPEFSRKLLQTQANLKLQTNQKLLSQLLNFSLPELSSQILLASEASEPRASEKKLLTEQDLSISIDLLFNPSHQTVNLLLTSGNQLYYQRLAALKTGQIYTRADIEPEFAESKGKQQLTYEDWKSLLALEAKAIAQGQGKNRLSILVGDSLSLWFPRKKLPTGKLWLNQGISGDTSGGIVKRLGAFSQTRPEAIYIMAGINDLRKGVSDETILQNHRRMMRSLRQNHPKAQIFVQSILPTNVSTISNSRIRQLNVKIAQIAKQEGVNYLNIHNWFTDADGNLRLDLTTDGIHLSPDGYDVWRFALQQVEFKLSQTRN comes from the coding sequence ATGAGGGATTCTTATCTGTTGGCAGTAGGTTTGTTAACAGGATTGGCAATACCGGCATCAGCTTTTCCACAATTGTCAATTAAATCGCCGGATAAACATAATTCCCAGTGGGTGACAAAACAAGACTCACAGACAATCACAGATGCCAAGCATCACCTCAAACCGAATGTATCACCTCCAGAATTTAGCCGCAAATTATTACAAACACAAGCAAATTTAAAACTACAAACAAATCAAAAATTGTTGTCTCAACTGCTGAATTTTTCCTTACCGGAATTAAGCAGTCAAATTTTACTGGCTTCCGAAGCTTCTGAGCCAAGGGCTAGTGAGAAGAAACTTTTAACTGAACAAGATTTATCAATATCAATAGACTTATTATTTAACCCCAGTCATCAAACAGTAAATTTACTGTTAACTTCTGGCAATCAACTTTACTATCAAAGGCTGGCGGCACTGAAAACTGGTCAAATTTACACCCGTGCCGACATTGAGCCAGAATTTGCAGAATCAAAAGGAAAACAGCAATTAACTTATGAAGATTGGAAAAGTTTACTAGCTTTAGAGGCGAAAGCGATCGCCCAAGGTCAAGGTAAAAATCGTCTCAGTATCTTAGTGGGTGATTCCTTGAGTCTGTGGTTTCCCAGGAAGAAACTGCCCACAGGTAAATTATGGCTAAATCAGGGTATATCTGGCGATACTTCTGGCGGCATAGTGAAACGATTAGGCGCATTTTCTCAAACTCGCCCAGAAGCAATTTATATCATGGCTGGGATTAACGACCTCAGAAAAGGTGTCAGCGATGAAACCATATTGCAAAATCACCGCCGGATGATGCGTAGCTTAAGGCAAAATCACCCCAAGGCGCAGATATTTGTGCAATCTATTCTACCGACTAATGTATCCACAATCTCTAATAGTCGTATTCGTCAGCTTAACGTCAAAATTGCTCAAATTGCTAAACAAGAAGGAGTGAACTACTTAAACATTCATAACTGGTTTACCGATGCAGACGGCAACTTGCGCTTAGATTTAACTACAGATGGCATACATTTGTCTCCTGACGGTTATGATGTGTGGCGATTTGCCCTCCAACAAGTAGAATTCAAACTTTCTCAAACAAGAAACTGA
- a CDS encoding site-specific DNA-methyltransferase → MITTIPDSSINLILTSPPFALTRQKEYGNTSADKYIEWFLPFAHQFKRVLAENGSFVLDLGGAYLPGNPVRSIYQYELLVRLCQEVGFFLAQEFYHYNPARLPTPAEWVTIRRIRVKDAVNVVWWLSKTPHPKADNRKVLKPYSHSMKRLLKNGYKAKIRPSGHEISEKFQKDNQGAIPPNLLEIANTESNSVYLRRCKAAGVKPHPARFPQGFAEFFIKFLTDEGDLVLDPFAGSNTTGFVAETLQRRWISCEINQDYVVGSRYRFGD, encoded by the coding sequence ATGATTACCACTATCCCAGACAGCAGCATTAACTTAATTCTCACTTCACCACCATTTGCTTTAACACGCCAGAAAGAATACGGTAATACCAGTGCAGATAAATATATTGAATGGTTTTTACCTTTCGCGCATCAATTTAAACGTGTTTTAGCTGAAAATGGTTCTTTTGTTCTGGATTTAGGCGGTGCGTATCTTCCTGGTAATCCTGTACGCAGTATTTACCAATATGAACTTTTAGTTAGATTATGTCAGGAAGTCGGTTTTTTTCTCGCCCAGGAATTCTATCATTACAACCCAGCACGATTACCCACACCAGCCGAATGGGTGACAATTAGAAGGATACGTGTCAAAGATGCGGTAAACGTTGTTTGGTGGTTATCTAAAACACCCCACCCCAAAGCCGATAACAGAAAAGTATTGAAACCCTATAGCCACAGTATGAAGCGGTTACTCAAAAACGGCTATAAAGCGAAAATTCGTCCTAGTGGACATGAGATTTCTGAAAAGTTCCAGAAAGATAACCAAGGCGCGATTCCGCCAAATTTATTAGAAATTGCTAACACTGAATCTAATAGTGTTTATTTACGACGTTGTAAAGCAGCCGGAGTCAAACCCCACCCAGCCAGATTTCCCCAAGGGTTTGCGGAATTCTTCATCAAGTTTTTAACTGATGAGGGTGATTTAGTGTTAGATCCGTTTGCGGGTTCTAATACTACTGGGTTTGTTGCTGAAACTTTACAGCGTCGATGGATTTCATGCGAGATAAATCAGGATTATGTTGTAGGAAGTCGTTATCGATTTGGTGATTAG
- a CDS encoding DUF4864 domain-containing protein has protein sequence MEATDNDFIAIRSVIERQLAAFQKDDAQTAFALASPGIREQFQNADNFMRMVSISYPAVYRPRSVFFEKITTIQDNITQPVLLLAPDGKPLRALYFMEKQQDESWKINGCILVSVEAETI, from the coding sequence ATGGAAGCTACCGATAACGATTTTATTGCTATACGCTCCGTTATAGAAAGACAACTAGCAGCATTTCAAAAAGATGATGCTCAAACTGCTTTCGCCCTTGCTAGCCCTGGAATTAGAGAGCAGTTCCAAAATGCAGATAACTTTATGCGGATGGTAAGCATAAGTTACCCAGCCGTCTACCGCCCCCGTTCAGTATTTTTTGAGAAAATCACCACCATTCAAGACAACATCACTCAGCCGGTTTTATTACTAGCACCAGATGGTAAGCCCTTAAGAGCCTTATATTTCATGGAAAAGCAACAGGATGAATCTTGGAAGATTAACGGCTGTATTTTAGTTTCTGTGGAGGCGGAGACTATTTAG
- a CDS encoding type II toxin-antitoxin system ParD family antitoxin — protein MNIQIQPELEKIIQDQIATGRYANAEDVISKALKLLLEWEKGYQDWVDETRDKVNIAIEQLDRGEGIEGDIVIEQLRDKLRQARDVQG, from the coding sequence ATGAATATCCAAATTCAGCCGGAATTAGAAAAGATTATCCAAGACCAAATTGCCACAGGTAGATATGCTAATGCAGAAGATGTAATTAGCAAGGCTTTAAAATTACTTTTAGAGTGGGAAAAAGGTTATCAAGACTGGGTAGATGAAACAAGAGATAAGGTTAATATTGCTATTGAGCAATTGGATAGAGGAGAAGGTATTGAAGGGGATATTGTAATTGAACAGTTGCGTGATAAATTACGTCAAGCAAGAGATGTGCAAGGATGA
- the cynS gene encoding cyanase, whose amino-acid sequence MSIPEITQTLLAAKKEKGISFADLEKILGRDEVWIAAVFYRQASVSEEEAKLILDALGLGYVYLPELTAYPVKGLGPVVPTDPLIYRFYEIMQVYGFPLKDVIQEKFGDGIMSAIDFTMDVEKEADPKGDRVKITMSGKFLPYKKW is encoded by the coding sequence ATGTCTATCCCTGAAATTACACAGACGCTACTCGCAGCTAAGAAAGAAAAAGGAATCAGCTTTGCAGATTTAGAAAAAATTCTAGGTCGTGATGAAGTCTGGATTGCGGCTGTATTTTACCGTCAAGCTAGTGTGTCTGAGGAAGAGGCTAAGTTAATTTTAGATGCACTCGGCTTAGGTTATGTCTACCTGCCAGAGTTAACTGCATACCCAGTCAAGGGATTGGGGCCTGTTGTTCCGACTGATCCTTTGATTTATCGCTTTTATGAGATTATGCAGGTCTATGGCTTTCCACTCAAGGACGTAATTCAGGAAAAGTTTGGTGATGGGATTATGAGTGCTATAGACTTTACTATGGATGTGGAGAAAGAAGCAGATCCGAAAGGCGATCGCGTTAAAATTACTATGTCTGGTAAATTCTTACCCTACAAAAAGTGGTAA